Sequence from the Sphingobacteriaceae bacterium GW460-11-11-14-LB5 genome:
AAATGCAAACATAATCTGGCAGATTAAAGGCGATCATAACATGCTGGTTGCATCGGGTAAAATAAGCGGTACAAATATTAATCTGGGAAATAGTTCCGTTGTAGGAGAGATTAATGCTGTTTTAACTAAAGTAGATCGGGCACAAAAATTAACGGTACATGTAAGCATTGAAAATACGCGATATAGCAACAATTGGAATATCTGGGTGTACCCTCAAAAAGTGGAAACAGTAGTTAGAGATGTTATTTTTACTACCGATTACCAGGAGGCTGCAGATGCTTTAGCACAAGGGAAAAAGGTGTTGTTAAATCCAGCTAAAGAAAAAATAAATGGTGTTGAAGGTAAATTTGTACAGGTTTTTTGGAGCCCGGTTCACTTTCCTAATCAGCCGGGTACGATGGGTTTGTTGATCAACCCTCAACATCCTGCTTTTGAAAACTTCCCTACTGATAATCATACAGACTGGCAATGGTGGGACCTTTGCAAAAAATCAACAACGTTGGAGCTCGATAGTATAGGTTTAGCGCCTTCGGCCATTGTGCTGCGAAATATTGATAATTTTTTTAAAAATAGAAATATGGCCAGCATAGTTGAAGCCAAGGTTGGCAATGGTAAGTTATTGCTCTGTACAATGGATATCAATACCAATATCGCCAATAGGCCAGTCGCCAGGCAGTTAAAATACAGCCTGTTGAGGTATATGGAAAGTGATAAATTTAATCCAGTGACCGTATTAGAAAAAGAGCGTTTTAAAAGAATAGAAAAATTGCCAAAGCAAAAATAGTATTAAGAAGAAACGTGTTTAACGGTTATTCGCTGCCTTTTTCCGCCAGAGCCAAATTAAGAAGCCTGTAATGGGGAGTGAAGCCGTAATTAATCCAGCGAAAAACACAAGAAGTTTGCCCCAGAATCCAAAAATACTTCCGGTGTGCAGATCGTAATTAAGTGCTTTTACTTTATCTAATGCAGGTAGGGAAGAAAATGATTTCCCCTTTAATAATAATTTACCGCTGTAGCGATCAAATCTATATTGAACTTTCTGATGGATTCGCTGAGGATCAAGATAAGCTGAAACGTTAACTGTTCCTCCTTTGGTAACCGGAAGATTATAAAGGAGGTAGGAGGCCTCCTTACTCAGCGATTTGGTATTTGAAAGAATAAGGTGATTTGGCGTTGGTCCGGCCAATGATGTGGTATCTGAAAAAATCTTTACTTTTTTGTCGGATACCAGATCAAACGACCACATCAGGCCGGTAAGCGAAATGATTAACAATATTAAAAAAGCATAAAACCCGAAAACCTGGTGCAGATCGTAATTCAGGCGCTTTGCTTTCGCATCCCATTTTACCTGAAGCTTTTGTTTCCAGAAATTTATTTTCCATTTCTTTGGCCACCAGAGTACAATGCCCGAAAGGAGCAATATCACAAAACAAACTACCGACCAACGGATGATAAAATGACCAACAACATCTCCAAGCAGCAAAGTACGATGAATGGAAAGCACCACATTGAAAAACTCCTTGTTGGCGTCTTCATGAAATACAATTTGTGCGGTGTAGGGATTTAGGTATACTTTTTCAAAATATTTCTCTGCTTTGTATGCCCTGAACATGTAGGTTCTATCCGGCGATTGCTGTATTTCTACCCTGGATATTTTTTTAAGCCCACCGAACTTTTTTTGTGCAACAAACAAAAGCTGATCGAATGATTGTTTTTTTGCGCCATGGGGAATATCTACATATAATCTGTCATGATACAGAACAGCTTTTAATTCATCAGAAAACGAATAAATAGCGCCTGTTAAACCGATTACAAACACCACTAGCCCGGATGAAAGTCCGAGCCAGAGGTGTAATAGGTAGATGATTTTTTTAAAACCTGTACGAAACATTGGCAACAAAAGCTCTTGGCATCTGGGCACTCAATACACCCTGGCCGGTAAAGTACAATTGATTAGTAAGATTATCCACCTTAAATCCCAGACGATATTTTCCGGTGTCATAAAATGCGGTTGCATTCATCATCACATACGATGGAAGCGTGAATATCCCGGTTACAGCAGAATTAGAGGTTAAATGTTTGCCTACATAATTTGTGCCCAATCCAAGCCCCAATCCTTTAAGCTCTCCTGAAGGAAGAACATAACTGATCCAGCTATTAATTAAGGTGGCAGGACCAGCAGAAGCTGGTCTTCTGCCTTCGAGCGCGACAGTAGCTTTGGTCAGTTTACTGTCGTTGTAACTATATCCGGCAATAATATTTAATCCCTTTAACGGATTGGCGATCAGTTCTAATTCGACACCTTTACTCCGCTGCGTGCCATTTTGAACCGTAATATTATAAGTTGTTCCACCTACAATCAGGTCCTCGTTGCGGGTTAGGTTATCCACTTTAATATCATATACGCTGGCAGTGAAGCTTAACAAACCATTAAACAGATCGGTTTTTACTCCTGCCTCAAACTGATTAGCATGCTGCGGTTTAAATGTACCCGATACACCAGCGCCTTCAGGCTGTGTAACGGGTGCTACGTTTGCAAAACCGTTCATATAATTTCCAAAAACAGATACCTGATCTTTGATTACATGATAAACTAAACCTAACTTTGGCGATACAGCCGTTTGCATGTATTTGCTATTGGTAACAATGGTATTGGTGGCCTGGTTCAATGTACCTCTGTTCTGGAAACGATCAACACGTAAGCTTAACATGGCCAGTAAACGGTTGGTAATATTCAGTACATCCGAAGCATAAGCGCTATAGATATTGCTCTTTCCAATGTTCTTAGTTGGTGCTGCCGTACTTGCTGCTAATCTGGCCTCAACAGCCGCTCTCGAAAGTTTTACATAATTCGGATCTGATGGATTTAATCCACTTACGTTATCAAATACCAGGTATGGCGAATTGTTATTGTTTATCGTTTGGTTAAGGTAATCGAGACCAACAATTAATCTATTTCGAAGCCCCAGTATCTTAAAATCTCCGATAAAATTCTGCTGGATATCACTCGCGGTATTTGTCGAGTTTTGAAGACTGATATTCCGTTCTAACATTTCATCGCTGGTAGCACCTCTGATAAATTCATATTGGTAAAAGCCATCCGATTTTCTGGAATTGCTAGAATAAATGGTTTGTGAGCGCCATTGATCTGAGATCTGGTAGTTTATTTGTGCCTTAATGTTTACGGTTGGGTTTTTCATGGTCAGATCGTTCGAGTTGTAAGATCTTTTCCAATCAAAATTTAATTCTTCCGGTGTGGTGGCAATAAACTTTCTTACCCTGTTTAAAAAGATTGTTGATGAACTGGTTGCCTCTGTTTGATAGAAACCAGCGTTAAGGCTGAGTGTTAAACGGTTCGATGCACGGTATTCTACCGCAGGGGCAAAAAATGTTGTCCTTCTAAAACCAGCATCCTGAAAGCTGCCCTGGTATTGGTAAGCTGCGTTCATCCTAAATAATAACTTCGAATTCTTTTTAGCTGGTCCGTAAACGTCGGCTGTTATTCTGTTCAGTCCGAAGCTTCCGGTAAGATAAGATATCTCTCCACCTGCCGTATCAATGGGCTTTTTGGTTACAATATTGATGAGGCCACCAAACGATACCACTGCGCCGCCAAAAAGTGTTCCTGACGGACCCTTAATCAGCTCAACCCGTTCGATATTGGATGGATCGATTTCACCATTGGTTTGCGATGGTAACCCATCAACCAATGCAGCTTCGGTTCTAAAACCTCTCATACTATAATACGATGCACCATCAGTATTAATGCCCCTCGATCCCTGAATTTTATAAACCCCGGGAGAATTTTTAAGCGCATAGCTGAAATCCGTAATCATTTGTTCGTTTAACAAGGTTTTTGGGATGGTGGTATAAACCTGAGGGTTATCTAAATTTGCCAAAGGCATTTTTGCTGCCGTAGTGGTTTTTTTTACCGAAAATCTATTGGTTTCACCGCCATTAATCACTACCTCATCCAATTCTGAATGGCTTTCGCGTAAAGTAAAATCTGCGCTAACTTTCGTGCCGGCTTTGATGTTGATTTCTCTGCTCTGACTTTCTAAGCCAATATAGCTAACAAAAAGTGTATGTGCGCCTTCTGGTATATCACGAAACCGGTAATTCCCATCAGCGTCAACAATCGTAGTGCGTAAGCGATCGAGACTAACACTTACAAATTGGGCAGGTTTTCCTTCTGCAGTAATTACCTTACCACGAACTTCGCCCTTAGCCTGTTGTTTAATGGTAATGTCTTTCCCGCTAGCCGTAAAGGTCAGTCCGGTTTTTTTAGCTAATTCGATCAGGATTTCGTTAACCGATAAAGCTGATGGTGATAAGGTAATGGTTTTGTCCAGCTCAGTATTGAGATCACTGTAGATAAAATTCAGGCCTGCCTTTTTTTCAAGTTGTTCGAGTGCGGCACGTAATTTTAGTGTTCGTGGAGAAATGTTTACAGTTGCCTGCTGAGCAAAACTGTTGCTCGAGAGCAGGAGGCATAGCAAAATACAAAAGGCTGAGAGAACAGACTTTAAATTCATAAATTTGTAATTGATCATTGATTGTGAGAATTGATGGTAATTTTAACTACCGGGGTGTTGACGCACTTCCGGTAGTTTCTTGTTTAATTTTTATTTATAGACTTCAATATATTTTCCTGAATTTTTAAAGCGATAATCAGAAGCCCGCTCCATAAGTTGTAGCACTCTGCTTATAGACTGTTCTCCAAACTTTCCGCTAATGGGTTTATCAAGTTGGCAGCTGATTTTGAATTTAAATCCATATCGGTTCTCGAGCGTCTCCAGTACCTCGGGCATAGGTGTATCATTAAAACGGATCGTACCGGTTTTCCATGCTGTTACCCCACTGGTATCTACCTGAGTAATGCTTAAAAGATGTTGATTGTGTTTATTGAAAGTTAAACTTTCTCCTGGTTTTAGGATACTCAGCGCACCATTTTTCGGTTGGAAACTAATCTTGCCCTGGGTAAGGGTAACCTCAAGAACAGGTGCTGATTTTAGATTGCGCACATTAAACCTCGTTCCAAGGACCTTAATTTCACTGTTGGCGCTATTTAAGATAAAGGCTTGTGCGGAATTATGTCGGATAATAAAGAAGGCTTCACCAGAAAATAGCGTTACATTTCTTGTGGTTTTGTCGAATTTACTGGGGTAAGAAATTTTACTTCCTGGTTGAAGTTCTACTTTGCTGCTGTCGGGCAGGGTAATGGTACTGGGTTGCCCAAACGGGGCATTAAATACTATATTTTGCGTCTGGTGTTTCTGCTGGTTAAAGAAGAAAAATCCAGATGCCAGCGCAATACTAGCGGCTATCGATCCATAGATCAGCCATTTGAAATTGATTTTTCTTTGAATCGGCTTTAGGTGAGGCTGAATGGCTGAATAAATCTCCGCCTGAATACGCTCATCCTCAATTTTTGATCCTTCAGGGAATTGCTCGTCGGCAAGCCATAACTCAACCTGTTTTTGCTCCGAAGGACTGCATTTGCCTTTAGCATACCTTTCCAGTAAGTCGGCATCGATATCTTCCATACCTATATCTACCCTTAAGATGGGATTACCCTACGCGAAATCTGAAAAATATTTTATTTGAGGATGATTGGATACTTTAAGCAGGGTTGAGAACTGCCCTAAACTCCTTAAGTACACGCGAAATATGTTTTTCAACCGTTTTTACAGCTATTCCCAATTCTGATGCAATTTCTTTATAACTCAGCTGCTGTTCTCTGCTCAGTAGAAAGATGCTTTTAGTTGGTTCTGTGAGGTTTGATATAAACACTTCAAGTTCTCCTGAAAGTTCTTTATCAAGCAGCATCGCCTCCGGATTGTATCGTAAAGCTTCAATCTCGCTGCCAAAGTTTACATCCGTAATTTCTTCCTGTTGTTTCTTGTTCCTGAAAAAATTAAGAATCTGATATTTGGTACACCGGGCAAGATATTTGGATGCTTCCACCTCATTTTCAAATGTGATTTCCCTTTTCCAGATGGATAAGAATATATCCTGACAGATATCTTTGGCGATTACCTCGTCGCCACATTTTGATAGCGCTAACCCATAAACATTGCCCCAATGTAGATTAAAGAAATCGATAAATTGCTGGTTGTTCATATCTGTTTGGAGGATATGCGGCAAATATAAGCTTATTTAGACTTGTTACAAATAGTGGCTGTGTTTTTATTTGAATGTTGGCAAAGATTATACCCATTGCTATTTCATGGAGCAAAAAAAAGCACCAATCTTTATCAGATTGATGCTTTTCGTAGCCCGTAGGGGAATCGAACCCCTGTTTCCAGAATGAAAATCTGGCGTCCTCACCCCTAGACGAACGGGCCATTTTCAGTATTTTAATTTCCAGTTATCATTTGCAATTAAAACTGCCAATTGATAACGACCAACTGAATTGGTAGCGGGGACACGACTCGAACGTGCGACCTTCGGGTTATGAGCCCGACGAGCTACCAACTGCTCCACCCCGCACTCTATGTTGTCATTTTAACCTTCGGGTTATGAGCTCAGCGAGCGTACTCCCGAAGTTTCGGGACTCCACCCCGCACTCTCATGTATTTTTAAGGAATACCAACCTTCAATTTTGCAGTGTTGAAACTGATAAAAAAAACTGCTCAGCTCTTGTAGCGGTTTCGTAGCCCGTAGGGGAATCGAACCCCTGTTTCCAGAATGAAAATCTGGCGTCCTCACCCCTAGACGAACGGGCCATTTTCAGCATTTTAATTTCCAGTTTACAATGTGCAATTAAAACTGCCAATTGTAAACCACCAACTGAATTGGTAGCGGGGACACGACTCGAACGTGCGACCTTCGGGTTATGAGCCCGACGAGCTACCAACTGCTCCACCCCGCACTCTATACAACTCGTTTTTTTCTTTGAATTAAATCCTTAACTCTGTTTCCGAATTGGAATGCAAAGATATAATTCGTTTCTTTGTGCTGCAAATTTTTTTTAAAAAATATTTTAATGGCGCATAAAGCAGGTTTTGTTAGTATAATAGGTAAACCAAATGTAGGTAAATCTACCCTCATGAATGTGCTTGTAGGCGAGCGACTTAGCATTATAACTCCTAAGGCACAAACCACAAGACACCGCATTTTAGGGATCGTAAATGAAGAAGAATATCAGATCGTTTTCTCTGATACTCCGGGTATAATTAAGCCAAAATACAGTTTACAAGAGAGTATGATGAGCTTTGTTAACGGATCTTTGACTGATGCGGACGTACTTTTATTCGTAACCGACATTAATGAAGAGCATGATGAGGAAGACGTTCTGGAAAAAATTCTGAACCGTAATATCCCAACAATTGTACTCATCAATAAAATCGATAAAGCATTACAGGAACAGGTTGACGAGAAGATTGCCTACTGGCAGGAGAAGCTAAATCCGGTTGCTATTTATGCCATTTCGGCTTTACATAAACACAATGTCGACGGATTATTGGACCGCGTACTGGAAATGTTGCCAGAACATCCACCATATTATGATAAAGAAGATTTAACCGATCGCTCAGAACGTTTCTTCGTTTCTGAGATTATTCGTGAAAAAATCTTCCTTAATTATCAGAAAGAAATTCCTTACAGTACCGAGGTCATTGTGAAGAGTTTTAAAGAAGAAGAAATGAAAAACGGTAAAGGTGCCATGATCAGGATTACTGCAGAAATTGTGGTAGAACGCGATTCGCAAAAGAACATTTTAATCGGTACGGGCGGGAGTATGTTGAAAAAGGTGGGTACCGAGGCACGTTTAGAAATCGAGAAGTTTTTAGATAGCAAGGTTTTCCTGGAAATGTTTGTTAAAGTAATCCCTGACTGGAGAAGCAAAAAGAATTATTTAAAAAGCTTCGGTTACGATAATTAATTTCGAATTTTAGGAGATGAAGAAAAGTTTAACGTTTCTCTTGCTGTTGATCGGTACAACAGTTTTTGCCCAGGAATCAAACAATGGTAAAAAATTGTGGGCAAAATCTATCCTGAATGAAAAAGCACCGGATTTGGTTGTGGAAAAGTGGATTTCGAAACAGCCCGATACCAAAGGCAAGTTTGTCTTAATCGATTTTTGGGCAACCTGGTGCGGGCCATGCCGGGCATATATCCCTACATTAAACGATATTCAAAAGAAATATGCTGATAAAATGGTAATTATTGGTGTTTCTGATGAAGCAGCAGAAAAAGTAGAAGCTTTTAGTAATCCTAAAATCAACTATTTTGAAGCTATTGATACGAAGGGAACGGTAAAAGACTCACTTCAGGTTAAAGGTATTCCGCATGCTATTTTAATTGATCCGAAAGGAATAGTAAGGTGGGAGGGTTTCCCATTATTGCAGGGAAATCAATTAACCGAAGAAGTCATAAAAGGACTTTTAGAGAAGTATAAAAATTAATATTAATAGAGGTTACGAAAAATAACCGTACCTTTGCAGCCCGAAATAAATCGGTTAGTAGTTGATAGTCAATGGCTGATAGCCAAATAGTTTGAGCAGCTTGCCTAAACACCACGACCATTAACTATAAGCCATTAACTATCAAAAGAACACCCATGAGTAATATTATAGCCATCGTAGGCAGGCCAAACGTAGGCAAGAGCACCCTTTTTAATAGACTAACAGAAAGCCGTAAGGCCATTGTAGATGATATGAGCGGCGTAACCCGCGATAGGCACTATGGTGTGGGCGAATGGATAGATAAACAATTTACCGTAATCGATACGGGTGGTTACGTAGCCAACTCAGAAGATGTTTACGAAGCCGCAATCCGCGAGCAGGTAATGATCGCCATCGAAGAAGCCAGTGTTTTGGTTTTTATGGTCGATGTAACTACAGGCATTACCGATTTAGATGATGATATTGCGCAGGTATTGCGCAGAAGTAACAAACCGGTTTTTGTTTGTGCAAATAAAGTAGATAATACCGCTTTATACAATGAAATCCATACTTTTTATGGTTTTGGACTAGGCGAAGTATATCCATTGTCATCCATGACAGGTTCTGGAACAGGAGAGTTATTGGATGAAATTGTTAAAAATTTCGAAGATATTGCGGAAGAGGAAAACCAGCTGCCTAAAATTACCATTGCAGGTCGTCCTAACGTGGGTAAGTCTTCTTTGGTTAATGCATTAATTGGTAAAGAACGTAATATTGTTACCGCAAATGCAGGTACAACCCGCGATTCGATTAAAATCCATTATAACCAGTTCGGTCATGAATTTATGTTGATCGATACCGCCGGATTACGTAAAAAAACAAAGGTTAAAGAAAACTTAGAGTTTTATTCGGTTATGCGTACCATTAAAGCTTTAGAAGAGGCTGATGTGGTAGTATTAATGATTGATGCGGTAGAAGGAATCGAAAGTCAGGATATTAATATTTTCCACCTGGCCGAGAAGAACAAAAAAGGGATCGTAATTCTGGTTAACAAATGGGATTTAATTGAAAAAAATACCCAGACCATGAAAGCTTTCGAGGAGCAGATTCATGAGCGTATCCGCCCGTTTACCGATGTGCCGATCATTTTCACATCTGTATTAAACAAACAACGTATTTTCAAAGCCATTGAAGCGGCTTTAGAAGTTTATAAAAACCGGAGCAAGAAAATTCCTACATCTAAATTAAATGATGTGATGTTGCCATTGATCGAGAAATTCCCGCCACCGGCATTAAAAGGAAAACACATTAAGATTAAATACATCACACAAATTAATGCCACTTCGCCAATGTTTGCCTTTTTCTGCAACTTGCCTCAGTACATTAAAGATCCGTATAAACGTTTCATTGAGAATAAATTAAGGGAAAACTTTGATTTTTCCGGTGCACCAATCCAGATTTATTTCAGACAGAAATAAGGTAAGGTTGAAGGTTTAAAGGTGGAAGGCGTAAGGTCAATATACCTACAAATCAACGTATTTAAAACAGGGCTGTTTCTTTGAGAAATAGCCCTGTTTTTGTTTGCTTGTCAAGATTTGTAATCTCGTCGCAGGGTGTTGTGGATTTTGAAATCCACCAAAAGCCAGGATTTGTCCATCCCGGCTAACAGATAAAAATTTACCCTTACCTTTGCCTCATGCAATTACAAGTTCTAAATAGCCAGACAACTGATATCGATACCATTTTCCAATTTTATGATATGGCTATAGCTCATCAAAAGAAAGTGTTTAACAAACACTGGCAAGGCTTTAGCAGGGAAATGGTACAGGCCGAAATTGATGAAAACCGTCAATATAAAATTCTGGTAGATGGCTTAGTGGCCTGTGTATTTGCTGTTACCTTTAACGATAGCTTGATTTGGGGTGATCGCGACCACGATGCAATTTATATCCATCGGATTGTAACCCATCCCGAATTTAGAGGTTATTCTTTTGTGAAAGAGATTATCAAATGGACCAAAGATTACGCAGCAAAAAACAACATTAAATTTATCAGAATGGATACCTGGGCCGACAATGAAAAACTGCTCGAATATTATACGGGTTGCGGTTTTGATTATGTTGGTGTAGTAACCATGGAAAAAACTGATGGATTACCAAAACACTATGAAGGAATTAGTTTAAGTCTGTTTGAGATTGTGCTATAAAAACTGGAATTTTTATAAAGCAATCGTCTTGCTGAAATAAACGATCCTCATGCTGAACTTGTTTCAGCATCTCTCATGTAAAAAAATAACCTTTGGGTAGATCCTGAAATAAATTCAGGATGTTGGTAAAATTTACCTCAATTCAATTTTCCAGCTTAACATATCATCAACTTCTCCAATATGGGTAAAGTTGTTTTTTTCCAATATAGAATAAGAGGCTACATTATCTTTCGTGGTGGCCGCAAAAACAGATTTTACCTTGGGCTGCTCCTTTGCCCATTCTATTATCCTGCCAACGGCTTCAGTCATAAATCCTTTTCCTCTAAATTCTTCGTAGGTACCATAACCAATTTCGATTTCGCCATTGGGATCGGGCTCACCAACAAAACAGATATCGCCTACCATTCTATGATCGGGTTTGGATATAATCGTCCATAAAGTATGGTACAGGTAATCTTTATCCTTATCGAAAACGTTAGGTAAAATGGTTTGTTCCAGCGCATCGTGAAGAGAAGGCGAAATGTTTTTCTTTGTTGGCAAAAGGCCTAACTCCTGTTCAAGGGAATGATCATCTTTAATATATTTTAAGAGCTGATTGTGTGTTAAGGGTTTTAAAATGAGGCGTTGTGTTTCTATCATTATTGAGATTGTTAGACAGACTAATATAATACTTTGAGTTTTGAATAACCAAAATTTTAGAACAAGCTTTTGTTAAAAAACGATGTCCTGGATTTATTAAAAATGAGGGGCGAAATTAATAAACCTTTATTACCTGGCCTGTTACAATACCCAGCACGCTTTTCTCGTAGGCTTTGACTACTTTATCCATGGTAACTGGAATTTCGCCGGGAAATGAATCGAAATAAGCGGGCGAATCTTCAACCACATTAGGGCTGATGGCGTTTAAACGAACCCCGTTTTTAAGTTCCGGAGCAGCCGCGAGGACAAAAGAATTTAACCCTCCATTTACTGCGCTTAGTGCGGCGCCTGCTGCAACCGGATGATCGGCCAATATGCCCGATGTTAGCGTAAATGAGCCACCTTTATTAATGTAGTGCTGACCGATAAGCACCAGGTTAACCTGCCCCAATAGTTTATCCAGCAGGCCACGCTTAAATACTTCCCCTGTCATTTCACTTACAGGTGCAAAAGGACCTTTTCCGCTGGTACTAATCAGTGCATCGAAAGGACCTATCTGCTCAAACATGGCTTTAATCGATGCTTCATTGGTAATATCTACCTGAACATCGCCCTTGGTATTTCCTACGCGGATTATCTCATGTTTTTGCGCAAAAGCTTCGGCTACTTTTTTGCCCAGTGTACCTGTTGCGCCTACAATTATTATTTTCATATAAAGCAGTTTAATGTGCGAATACTAATTTAGCATCGTTATTAAACATCAGCTTTATTAAAATGTTTGTATAACAGGTTAATCCTGCAACATCATTTCAGCTTTAAGATCAGCAATTAAAAGATCGATATGTGATTGCATGACGTTTGGCATACAGATGATATGCGAATGTCCCTGTTCTGCTGCCAGCTGCCATTTTTTACAGATGTTTGCAGATGGGGTAGGGAAGTTCACGGTGATGGCATTTACATTCCGCCAGGCTGCAATACCAATCGCTTTAAGTTTGTTTTCTGTATAAGCTGCTGTTGCCAAACTGTGCATCGCCCTGCTTTTTAATCCTGC
This genomic interval carries:
- a CDS encoding TonB-dependent siderophore receptor; protein product: MINYKFMNLKSVLSAFCILLCLLLSSNSFAQQATVNISPRTLKLRAALEQLEKKAGLNFIYSDLNTELDKTITLSPSALSVNEILIELAKKTGLTFTASGKDITIKQQAKGEVRGKVITAEGKPAQFVSVSLDRLRTTIVDADGNYRFRDIPEGAHTLFVSYIGLESQSREINIKAGTKVSADFTLRESHSELDEVVINGGETNRFSVKKTTTAAKMPLANLDNPQVYTTIPKTLLNEQMITDFSYALKNSPGVYKIQGSRGINTDGASYYSMRGFRTEAALVDGLPSQTNGEIDPSNIERVELIKGPSGTLFGGAVVSFGGLINIVTKKPIDTAGGEISYLTGSFGLNRITADVYGPAKKNSKLLFRMNAAYQYQGSFQDAGFRRTTFFAPAVEYRASNRLTLSLNAGFYQTEATSSSTIFLNRVRKFIATTPEELNFDWKRSYNSNDLTMKNPTVNIKAQINYQISDQWRSQTIYSSNSRKSDGFYQYEFIRGATSDEMLERNISLQNSTNTASDIQQNFIGDFKILGLRNRLIVGLDYLNQTINNNNSPYLVFDNVSGLNPSDPNYVKLSRAAVEARLAASTAAPTKNIGKSNIYSAYASDVLNITNRLLAMLSLRVDRFQNRGTLNQATNTIVTNSKYMQTAVSPKLGLVYHVIKDQVSVFGNYMNGFANVAPVTQPEGAGVSGTFKPQHANQFEAGVKTDLFNGLLSFTASVYDIKVDNLTRNEDLIVGGTTYNITVQNGTQRSKGVELELIANPLKGLNIIAGYSYNDSKLTKATVALEGRRPASAGPATLINSWISYVLPSGELKGLGLGLGTNYVGKHLTSNSAVTGIFTLPSYVMMNATAFYDTGKYRLGFKVDNLTNQLYFTGQGVLSAQMPRAFVANVSYRF
- a CDS encoding GTPase Era, with the protein product MAHKAGFVSIIGKPNVGKSTLMNVLVGERLSIITPKAQTTRHRILGIVNEEEYQIVFSDTPGIIKPKYSLQESMMSFVNGSLTDADVLLFVTDINEEHDEEDVLEKILNRNIPTIVLINKIDKALQEQVDEKIAYWQEKLNPVAIYAISALHKHNVDGLLDRVLEMLPEHPPYYDKEDLTDRSERFFVSEIIREKIFLNYQKEIPYSTEVIVKSFKEEEMKNGKGAMIRITAEIVVERDSQKNILIGTGGSMLKKVGTEARLEIEKFLDSKVFLEMFVKVIPDWRSKKNYLKSFGYDN
- a CDS encoding alkyl hydroperoxide reductase — protein: MKKSLTFLLLLIGTTVFAQESNNGKKLWAKSILNEKAPDLVVEKWISKQPDTKGKFVLIDFWATWCGPCRAYIPTLNDIQKKYADKMVIIGVSDEAAEKVEAFSNPKINYFEAIDTKGTVKDSLQVKGIPHAILIDPKGIVRWEGFPLLQGNQLTEEVIKGLLEKYKN
- a CDS encoding ribosome biogenesis GTPase Der — protein: MSNIIAIVGRPNVGKSTLFNRLTESRKAIVDDMSGVTRDRHYGVGEWIDKQFTVIDTGGYVANSEDVYEAAIREQVMIAIEEASVLVFMVDVTTGITDLDDDIAQVLRRSNKPVFVCANKVDNTALYNEIHTFYGFGLGEVYPLSSMTGSGTGELLDEIVKNFEDIAEEENQLPKITIAGRPNVGKSSLVNALIGKERNIVTANAGTTRDSIKIHYNQFGHEFMLIDTAGLRKKTKVKENLEFYSVMRTIKALEEADVVVLMIDAVEGIESQDINIFHLAEKNKKGIVILVNKWDLIEKNTQTMKAFEEQIHERIRPFTDVPIIFTSVLNKQRIFKAIEAALEVYKNRSKKIPTSKLNDVMLPLIEKFPPPALKGKHIKIKYITQINATSPMFAFFCNLPQYIKDPYKRFIENKLRENFDFSGAPIQIYFRQK
- a CDS encoding GNAT family N-acetyltransferase gives rise to the protein MQLQVLNSQTTDIDTIFQFYDMAIAHQKKVFNKHWQGFSREMVQAEIDENRQYKILVDGLVACVFAVTFNDSLIWGDRDHDAIYIHRIVTHPEFRGYSFVKEIIKWTKDYAAKNNIKFIRMDTWADNEKLLEYYTGCGFDYVGVVTMEKTDGLPKHYEGISLSLFEIVL
- a CDS encoding GNAT family N-acetyltransferase, which gives rise to MIETQRLILKPLTHNQLLKYIKDDHSLEQELGLLPTKKNISPSLHDALEQTILPNVFDKDKDYLYHTLWTIISKPDHRMVGDICFVGEPDPNGEIEIGYGTYEEFRGKGFMTEAVGRIIEWAKEQPKVKSVFAATTKDNVASYSILEKNNFTHIGEVDDMLSWKIELR
- a CDS encoding short chain dehydrogenase yields the protein MKIIIVGATGTLGKKVAEAFAQKHEIIRVGNTKGDVQVDITNEASIKAMFEQIGPFDALISTSGKGPFAPVSEMTGEVFKRGLLDKLLGQVNLVLIGQHYINKGGSFTLTSGILADHPVAAGAALSAVNGGLNSFVLAAAPELKNGVRLNAISPNVVEDSPAYFDSFPGEIPVTMDKVVKAYEKSVLGIVTGQVIKVY